One segment of Peromyscus leucopus breed LL Stock chromosome 5, UCI_PerLeu_2.1, whole genome shotgun sequence DNA contains the following:
- the LOC114700505 gene encoding vomeronasal type-1 receptor 4-like, with the protein MVLKVIKEIVFFFMTVLGTLGNISVSVNYMFSWWRGPERKPIHLILIHLAFANIIILLAKGLPKTIANFGLRNFLDDIGCKIIVYLSRVARGVSICTSSLLTVVQAIIISPRASGWRRLRPKSAWHILLFFFFFWILNALISVNLIHSITSINPNISQLTSEVNYCYFMLESQKTKWLVLPLMVLRDAVFQGAMGGASGYMVSLLHKHHQHVLYLQKAKLLYRTPPELRAAQSVLLLMLCFVFFYWTDCAFSIFLSLSSDLSQNDSEIMIIQKFLVHGYAVFSPLVLIHRDGLPTECWHAQWKKLRKCPSRLSV; encoded by the coding sequence atggttcTGAAGGTTATTAAGGAAATAGTTTTCTTCTTCATGACTGTGCTTGGCACTCTGGgaaacatttctgtttctgtgaattaTATGTTCAGTTGGTGGAGAGGCCCTGAGAGGAAACCCATACACCTTATTCTCATCCACTTGGCTTTTGCAAACATCATAATCCTTCTTGCTAAAGGATTGCCAAAGACAATAGCAAATTTTGGTTTGAGAAACTTCTTAGATGACATAGGCTGTAAGATCATCGTTTACCTGTCAAGGGTGGCCCGAGGTGTCTCCATCTGCACCAGCAGTCTCCTCACTGTGGTCCAGGCCATCATCATCAGTCCCAGAGCATCTGGGTGGAGGAGGCTCAGACCAAAGTCTGCATGGCACAtccttctattcttttttttcttttggatactCAATGCTTTAATAAGTGTGAACCTAATCCACTCCATCACAAGTATAAACCCGAATATATCACAGCTTACGAGTGAAGTCAACTATTGTTATTTTATGCTAGAAAGTCAGAAAACAAAGTGGCTTGTTCTCCCTCTCATGGTCCTGAGAGATGCAGTGTTTCAGGGAGCCATGGGAGGGGCCAGTGGCTATATGGTATCTCTTCTCCACAAGCACCACCAGCACGTCCTCTACCTTCAGAAGGCCAAGCTTCTCTACAGAACTCCCCCTGAGCTGAGAGCTGCCCAGAGTGTCCTCCTTCTgatgctctgttttgtttttttctattggaCTGACTGtgctttttctatatttttaagtcTCTCTTCAGACTTATCTCAAAACGATTCTGAGATAATGATTATTCAAAAATTTCTGGTCCATGGTTATGCAGTCTTCAGCCCCCTTGTGCTGATTCACAGGGATGGACTTCCGACTGAGTGTTGGCATGCTCAGtggaagaaattgaggaaatgtCCCTCTCGTTTATCTGTTTAA